In one window of Leptospira sp. WS92.C1 DNA:
- a CDS encoding flavin-containing monooxygenase, with amino-acid sequence MTRKLKEARDKTKTSENQVLDVLIVGTGFAGLCMGIRLKQAGIDSFVILEQANEVGGTWRDNRYPGAACDVQSHLYSFSFERNPNWSKMYAVQSEILEYLNRCTDKYGLRSHIHFNSSASSAVFDERLGIWNVTAGDGRSYKTKSVVNGSGGLSRPALPEIPGLKKFKGKMFHSARWDHSYDFKNKTVAVIGTGASAIQIVPAIQPMVKKLNLFQRTAPWIIAKPDRKISGVERWLFRIFPPAQWLFRFAIYWILEFRVIGFTIHPKLMKVFEVFAKAYIQRRVQDPILRKKITPNFTIGCKRVLLSNDYYGALQKQNVTVITNGILEIRENVIVTKDGIEHPVDALILATGFQAAESMAPFVVKGLGGLDLNEVWKNGAEAYLGTTVSGFPNLYLIVGPNTGLGHSSIVLMIESQVNYAMQCILSLRKKGLKFINVLKEVQDQYNKNIQTRLEKSIWNTGGCVSWYRTTTGKNTTLWPGFTFEFRLKTKSVNLSHYEIVKFEDSVESIGLVSRIVVLVLGIFR; translated from the coding sequence ATGACTCGAAAATTGAAAGAGGCAAGGGACAAAACAAAAACTTCTGAAAATCAAGTATTGGATGTTCTGATCGTAGGGACCGGGTTTGCAGGACTCTGCATGGGAATTCGTCTCAAACAAGCCGGTATTGATTCTTTTGTGATCCTCGAACAAGCAAACGAAGTAGGCGGAACTTGGAGAGACAACCGTTATCCGGGTGCTGCTTGCGATGTGCAGTCTCATCTCTATTCTTTTTCTTTTGAAAGAAATCCGAATTGGTCAAAAATGTATGCTGTTCAATCCGAGATTTTAGAATATCTCAACCGCTGCACCGATAAATACGGACTGAGGTCTCATATTCATTTTAATTCCTCCGCGAGTTCCGCGGTTTTTGACGAAAGATTAGGAATTTGGAATGTGACCGCTGGTGATGGTCGTTCGTATAAAACAAAAAGCGTCGTCAACGGCTCCGGTGGATTGAGTCGTCCTGCCTTGCCCGAAATTCCGGGTTTGAAAAAATTCAAAGGTAAGATGTTTCATTCCGCGAGGTGGGATCATTCTTACGATTTCAAAAATAAAACCGTGGCTGTGATCGGGACCGGAGCGAGTGCGATTCAGATCGTTCCGGCGATTCAACCGATGGTCAAAAAGCTGAATCTGTTTCAAAGGACGGCTCCTTGGATCATAGCAAAACCGGATCGTAAAATTTCCGGAGTGGAAAGATGGCTGTTTAGAATTTTTCCTCCCGCACAATGGCTGTTTCGTTTTGCGATCTATTGGATATTGGAATTCCGAGTCATCGGGTTTACGATTCATCCTAAACTCATGAAGGTTTTCGAAGTTTTTGCAAAAGCGTATATCCAAAGGAGAGTTCAAGATCCGATCCTCAGAAAAAAAATAACGCCGAATTTTACGATCGGTTGTAAGAGAGTTCTGCTTTCCAATGATTATTACGGAGCATTACAAAAACAGAATGTGACTGTGATTACAAACGGGATTCTCGAAATTCGAGAGAATGTGATCGTCACCAAGGATGGAATCGAGCATCCTGTGGACGCTTTGATTTTAGCGACCGGTTTTCAAGCCGCCGAATCGATGGCGCCTTTTGTTGTAAAAGGGCTCGGCGGTTTGGACTTAAACGAGGTTTGGAAAAACGGGGCGGAAGCGTATTTAGGAACGACCGTATCCGGATTTCCGAATTTATATCTGATCGTAGGTCCGAACACAGGTTTGGGTCATAGTTCGATTGTGTTGATGATCGAATCTCAGGTGAATTATGCGATGCAGTGTATTCTTTCTTTGAGAAAAAAAGGTCTGAAATTTATCAATGTGTTGAAAGAAGTTCAGGATCAATATAACAAAAATATACAGACCCGTCTCGAAAAATCGATTTGGAATACCGGTGGATGCGTTAGCTGGTATCGAACGACAACAGGTAAAAATACTACCTTGTGGCCCGGTTTTACTTTTGAATTCCGTTTAAAAACAAAATCGGTAAATCTGTCGCACTATGAGATCGTAAAGTTCGAAGATTCTGTGGAAAGTATAGGATTGGTTTCCAGGATTGTGGTATTGGTTTTGGGAATCTTTCGTTAG
- a CDS encoding leucine-rich repeat domain-containing protein — protein MFPTIRWLLLRILDVSMNLNFISLILERAFVLIFFVLTVCLYSCIRNEEKEYRNLEDALGSPMSVYHLRLIGKSGKQLTSLPEEFRNLQNLQKLNLSYNRLTSFPKEILKLKNLQELDLSYNRLGSVPEEIQDLQNLRILYLSHNPFQSLPKGIWNLQNLQNLDLSSNQFTSLPKEIERLQKLRTLGLSFNYRLTSLPKEIGNLQSLQTLILHDSQFTQISQEFEIIGKLQNLQKLHFSVSFSNPHKLTSVPRGIWRLKNLQELSLSYGMLTSLPKEIAKLQNLQTLDLSANRLTSISKEIGKLQNLKKLNLSSNLFTSVPKGIGKLQGLQELNLSHNRFKFLQSEIEDLQNLRNLDLSSNQLTSLPKEIGNLRNLGLLNLSSNQLTSLPKEIERLQNLRSLDLTNNNSLSYQEKEKIKKLLPKCNIRFLTDIEEAEARYYRDNYDE, from the coding sequence TTGTTTCCGACTATACGCTGGTTGTTACTCAGAATTTTAGACGTATCTATGAATTTGAATTTTATATCTTTGATTTTAGAAAGAGCGTTTGTTCTGATTTTTTTTGTTTTGACCGTTTGTTTGTATAGTTGTATCAGAAATGAAGAGAAGGAATATCGAAATTTAGAAGATGCGTTAGGCAGCCCGATGAGTGTTTATCATTTACGTTTAATAGGCAAATCTGGCAAACAACTCACATCTCTTCCTGAAGAATTTAGGAATTTACAAAACCTTCAGAAGCTGAATTTATCTTACAATCGATTGACGTCTTTTCCAAAAGAAATTTTAAAATTAAAGAATCTTCAGGAATTGGATTTGTCTTACAATCGACTCGGATCTGTTCCAGAAGAAATCCAGGATCTACAAAATCTCAGAATTTTGTATTTGTCTCACAATCCATTTCAATCTCTTCCTAAAGGAATTTGGAATTTACAAAATCTTCAGAATTTAGACTTATCTTCTAATCAATTCACATCTCTTCCAAAAGAAATTGAAAGACTACAGAAGCTCCGAACTTTAGGCCTATCTTTTAATTATCGACTCACTTCTTTACCTAAGGAAATTGGAAATTTGCAAAGTCTTCAGACATTGATTTTACACGACAGTCAATTCACGCAGATTTCTCAGGAATTTGAAATCATTGGAAAACTGCAAAATCTTCAAAAACTGCATTTCTCAGTGTCCTTCTCCAATCCACATAAACTCACGTCTGTTCCAAGAGGCATCTGGAGATTGAAAAATCTTCAGGAATTGAGTTTATCTTATGGCATGCTTACGTCTCTCCCAAAAGAAATTGCAAAGTTACAAAATCTTCAGACTTTAGATCTATCTGCTAATCGACTTACTTCTATTTCTAAGGAAATTGGAAAACTACAGAATCTTAAGAAACTGAATTTATCTTCCAATCTATTTACGTCTGTTCCAAAAGGAATTGGAAAGCTGCAGGGTCTTCAAGAATTGAATCTCAGTCATAACCGATTCAAGTTTCTTCAAAGCGAAATTGAAGATCTACAAAATCTTCGGAATTTAGATCTATCTTCTAACCAGCTTACTTCCCTTCCTAAAGAGATTGGGAATCTACGAAATCTCGGACTCTTAAATCTATCTTCTAACCAACTCACGTCCCTACCTAAAGAAATTGAAAGGTTACAAAATCTTCGAAGCTTGGATTTAACTAATAATAATTCTCTCTCATATCAAGAAAAGGAAAAGATCAAAAAACTGCTTCCAAAATGTAACATACGTTTTTTGACTGATATCGAAGAAGCCGAAGCTCGGTACTATCGTGATAACTATGATGAGTGA
- a CDS encoding IS256 family transposase, whose amino-acid sequence MRAEEEKAHLKVIQVDETQLKKDLSELVRGSVEETLNALLDEEADKLCKASRYERSPDRVDTRAGSYNRNFETKAGKVKLKVPKLRTIPFESAIIDRYKRRESSVEEALMEMYLAGVSVRRVEDITESLWGTKVSPSTISKLNQKVFVQIDEWRIRPLTDEYPYVYLDGLYLKKSWGGEVRNVAILVAIGVNSEGYREVLGSMEGAREDKESWQAFLKHLKDRGLRGVNLIISDKCLGLVESIPYFFPESKWQRCIVHFYRNVFGKAPRSSFKVISQMLKAIHSQENKEEALKKASSVTERLTEMKLKEAAKVISDGIEETLSYMDFPSEHWRKIRTNNPLERIIKEIKRRTKVVGAFPDGKSALMLATARLRHVASTKWGTKKYVDMEKLKELKTLKIMA is encoded by the coding sequence ATGAGGGCAGAAGAAGAAAAAGCACACTTGAAAGTAATCCAAGTGGATGAGACCCAGCTCAAGAAAGACTTGAGCGAACTCGTAAGAGGTTCAGTGGAAGAAACGCTGAACGCTCTCTTAGATGAGGAAGCGGATAAACTCTGCAAAGCCTCGAGGTATGAGAGAAGCCCGGATCGAGTAGATACAAGAGCGGGTTCGTATAATAGAAACTTCGAAACAAAAGCGGGAAAAGTAAAGTTAAAAGTTCCCAAACTAAGAACAATTCCGTTTGAGTCGGCGATCATCGATCGATACAAGCGACGGGAGAGTTCGGTAGAAGAAGCTCTCATGGAGATGTATCTCGCGGGAGTTTCAGTTCGGAGAGTCGAGGACATTACCGAAAGCCTCTGGGGAACCAAGGTCTCACCTTCAACGATCAGCAAACTCAACCAAAAAGTTTTTGTTCAAATCGACGAATGGAGAATCCGTCCGCTTACTGACGAATATCCTTACGTTTACCTGGACGGACTTTACTTGAAGAAGTCTTGGGGTGGAGAAGTTCGTAACGTAGCGATTCTCGTAGCCATAGGGGTTAATTCAGAAGGTTACAGAGAAGTTCTTGGTTCGATGGAAGGAGCCAGAGAAGACAAAGAGAGTTGGCAAGCGTTCCTAAAACATCTTAAGGACCGGGGACTCAGAGGAGTGAACTTAATTATCTCAGACAAATGTTTAGGCTTAGTGGAATCGATTCCTTACTTCTTTCCAGAATCGAAATGGCAGAGGTGTATCGTTCATTTCTACAGGAATGTATTTGGAAAGGCTCCAAGAAGTTCCTTTAAAGTGATTTCACAAATGTTGAAAGCGATTCATTCTCAGGAAAACAAAGAAGAAGCTTTGAAGAAAGCCAGCTCCGTGACTGAACGCTTGACTGAAATGAAATTGAAGGAAGCAGCTAAAGTCATCTCCGATGGAATCGAAGAAACTCTCTCTTATATGGATTTTCCTTCCGAGCATTGGAGAAAGATCCGAACCAACAATCCATTAGAAAGAATCATCAAAGAGATCAAGAGAAGAACAAAGGTCGTAGGAGCCTTTCCTGATGGGAAGTCCGCTCTCATGTTAGCCACTGCTCGCCTCAGGCATGTTGCATCAACTAAGTGGGGAACAAAAAAGTATGTTGACATGGAGAAGTTAAAAGAGTTAAAAACTTTAAAGATCATGGCTTGA
- a CDS encoding helix-turn-helix domain-containing protein, producing the protein MIFLEWFIDAFSLFGGFLAFLLVIPEIFTSNKTKFQVLFAIALTLTGTLQFLNTMALQGILADSQIYLRICLPILFSTSPLIYLAILAMIEEEFRFNLGHAVYFLPVILFSWIAFLFPLDRSLFPWDVEFRFQSSIAFLIFFVLHLSSLYAIFFGILIFRILSSIREFKLKLLIGICFFDFFSFALLGLTSLWAGPVFLKLSCVVITLALCMIYYSRKHYSDLEETIHVELVKAKYSRTRLRGLEIDSILSDLERMMKFEKIYQNEDVSLGYVAERLSLTTHQLSELINQRLNKSFFAWLNQYRIEEAKQLLIQTDKTVLEIAMEVGFNNRSSFNEAFLKFTETTPIDYKRSFKEGVYKVLQKKM; encoded by the coding sequence ATGATTTTTTTAGAATGGTTTATCGATGCCTTTTCCTTATTTGGGGGATTTCTGGCTTTTCTATTGGTGATTCCGGAAATATTTACATCCAATAAAACTAAATTTCAAGTTCTATTTGCAATCGCTCTCACGTTGACCGGGACACTTCAGTTTTTGAACACGATGGCGTTGCAGGGAATCCTCGCCGACTCGCAAATATACCTTCGTATTTGTCTTCCGATCTTATTTTCTACAAGTCCTTTGATCTATCTTGCGATTCTTGCGATGATCGAGGAGGAATTTCGTTTTAATCTCGGACACGCGGTTTATTTCTTACCGGTCATTCTGTTTTCATGGATCGCATTTTTATTTCCTTTGGATCGCTCTCTGTTTCCTTGGGATGTTGAATTTCGATTTCAATCTTCGATCGCCTTTTTGATTTTTTTTGTCCTTCATCTTTCGTCGTTGTATGCGATTTTCTTTGGCATTTTGATCTTTCGAATTTTATCTTCGATAAGAGAGTTCAAACTAAAACTTTTGATAGGAATCTGTTTTTTTGATTTTTTTAGTTTTGCGCTTTTAGGGCTGACTTCGCTGTGGGCGGGCCCGGTCTTTTTAAAATTATCGTGTGTTGTGATCACCTTAGCCTTATGTATGATTTACTATTCAAGAAAACATTATAGCGATCTTGAGGAGACAATTCATGTGGAATTGGTAAAAGCGAAATATTCCCGCACAAGACTGCGAGGTTTGGAGATCGATTCCATTCTATCCGATTTGGAAAGAATGATGAAATTCGAAAAAATCTATCAAAACGAGGACGTTTCCCTCGGCTATGTAGCGGAAAGACTTTCTTTGACCACTCACCAGCTATCCGAACTGATCAATCAAAGGTTGAACAAAAGCTTTTTTGCGTGGCTCAATCAATACAGAATTGAGGAGGCCAAACAACTTTTGATCCAAACCGATAAAACCGTTTTAGAAATCGCCATGGAAGTCGGCTTTAACAATCGGTCCTCCTTTAACGAAGCGTTTCTAAAATTCACGGAGACCACACCGATCGACTATAAACGGTCGTTTAAAGAGGGCGTTTATAAAGTCTTACAAAAAAAAATGTAA
- a CDS encoding Ig-like domain-containing protein yields MTNRILNRKFFSLLSVIAVLFFISCDDKKQSSDTESTLPIVTSFSNILPVNGEIPSSDPEAPSSPPVSSIPTVILTSPANAGSTIPINSNVSVFFSTVMDKNSVTTNTLDTSCSGTISVSSDDFATCVRMNSAPVSPSAENDLSFRLDPAANLAVNTQYKIRISGTIKDVAGTELPGSVTTVFTTSASADITPPTIQHTLPVPFDALVGTNASLSATFTEPMDPTSLTVNTSNTTCTGSIQVSDTNFATCKVISLQPVFSNNSKTFVIRPASPLSNFSAVSMKITTNAKDTSGNQLAANHILSFTTQTNDSTSPQLVHVYPAQNQTDVARNRTITLNFTEKINPSTFVLNSLNTNCIGTVQISADNFNTCVRLRGDIEYGSSHGLRHTLFLMDLLEPQTTYRIKLTNGIKDLAGNAFGGFTQANGFTTGNDADNASPTITTITPDDGSTNQSTILSVEVIFSEEMNSNMFTTSVFGGTCAGNIQVSADNFNTCVPINGMSIFTGNKRIRISANTTPLQGNTTYKVRIKGVMKDAANNNLGADFTQTTGFTTGAPE; encoded by the coding sequence ATGACAAATCGAATTTTGAATCGGAAATTTTTCAGCCTTCTATCTGTGATTGCAGTACTATTTTTTATATCCTGTGATGATAAAAAACAATCTAGCGATACCGAATCAACTCTTCCGATTGTTACGAGTTTTTCAAACATTCTACCTGTGAACGGAGAAATCCCTTCCTCCGATCCGGAAGCACCATCATCGCCACCCGTTTCTTCCATACCAACGGTTATCCTGACAAGCCCGGCCAATGCCGGCTCCACCATTCCGATCAACTCGAACGTAAGTGTCTTTTTTTCAACGGTTATGGACAAAAATTCCGTTACTACAAATACGTTGGATACTAGCTGTTCGGGAACGATCAGCGTTTCTTCGGATGACTTTGCAACGTGTGTTCGTATGAACTCAGCCCCCGTTTCCCCTTCCGCGGAAAACGATCTTTCCTTTCGTCTGGATCCAGCGGCCAATCTTGCCGTAAACACTCAGTATAAAATTAGAATTTCGGGAACGATCAAAGACGTAGCGGGCACCGAACTTCCAGGTTCGGTGACTACGGTATTCACTACCTCCGCCAGTGCGGATATAACTCCACCAACGATTCAACACACACTTCCGGTTCCTTTTGACGCTCTCGTGGGTACAAACGCTTCTCTTTCGGCTACTTTCACAGAACCGATGGATCCCACGTCCTTAACCGTTAATACCTCCAATACCACTTGTACGGGAAGCATTCAGGTTTCGGATACAAACTTCGCAACGTGTAAGGTCATTTCTTTACAACCGGTATTTTCCAATAACTCCAAAACCTTTGTCATCAGACCTGCAAGCCCGTTATCAAACTTCAGCGCTGTTTCGATGAAAATAACGACTAACGCAAAGGATACATCCGGAAATCAACTTGCCGCAAATCATATACTATCGTTTACCACACAGACCAACGATTCGACTTCTCCCCAGCTGGTGCATGTTTATCCGGCTCAAAATCAAACCGATGTAGCGAGAAATCGGACAATCACTCTGAATTTTACCGAAAAGATCAATCCGAGTACGTTCGTACTCAATTCTTTGAATACGAATTGCATCGGAACGGTTCAAATTTCTGCGGATAATTTTAATACCTGCGTTCGGCTGCGTGGAGATATTGAATATGGCAGTTCACACGGATTAAGACATACTCTCTTTTTGATGGATCTTCTCGAACCTCAGACAACTTACAGGATCAAACTTACAAACGGAATCAAAGATCTTGCTGGAAACGCATTCGGAGGATTTACACAAGCGAATGGATTTACGACGGGTAACGACGCGGACAATGCTTCGCCTACGATTACTACGATCACTCCCGACGACGGAAGCACGAATCAGTCGACGATCCTAAGCGTGGAAGTTATCTTTTCAGAAGAAATGAACTCAAACATGTTTACCACAAGCGTTTTCGGAGGAACTTGTGCCGGGAATATTCAAGTCTCCGCTGACAACTTCAATACCTGTGTGCCAATCAACGGAATGTCGATCTTTACGGGAAACAAACGGATTCGAATTTCTGCAAATACGACTCCATTACAGGGTAATACAACCTATAAAGTAAGAATCAAAGGTGTAATGAAAGACGCAGCGAACAATAACCTTGGTGCGGACTTTACCCAAACAACGGGATTTACGACGGGGGCCCCAGAGTAA
- a CDS encoding TonB-dependent receptor plug domain-containing protein, whose translation MKNPYSKINRRILILFPVLLSLLPTETVDAKTSTRLKIIVFSKSDPPSDLWIRGKGYSRIFSFSNQSDLSVELSDRGSYDVIVSYQSGIMEQKTVVLDSDEKTLEFITKQNQGNGINVIGKRSDSPPNYILSQEDAVRMPGGFGDALKAAQSMPGISPMFQMYTGASFQSAIQTFGQTSNQNKPDKPNSESGFLVMRGAGTRANQFYFNGFPMSYPFHADGLSSVINNNAIRSLELYMGSYSARYGFATGGVVNIEGFQKKDSNLSVAHLNSFLTDVYTYQNITKNLNVSVSGKKYYPNIIFGRVPNLIPTETFLADYSDFQARIGWDINANHSLSVQTFGAKDKRYPFKELSQYNPKETAQSFGRPPSALDGARLDRVFRTDGIQHIWKPKDAITNTFNVSRNYFHEITETGLDTLVFDISKIGYPPSLYQRVHTIQNDYFNDMKQIENISEIELFKRNWKVVFGGQYRELDAGYKGKLIHLNTDPSLAFLNQQYLDSPNARAVFEGDSVKTRQIGYFFENRVKFNNFNLNLGVRREYYDKSGEWKTAPRVGLSKEIAYTQSRIFAGYGKHFQAPVDVSRYSPKTGNPNLKMEESDHAEIGWDQKIGNLWNIKIEGYQNTFSNLSVADPFVMDPFSGNRDLAREALDPSSNSSLLRRSNLNYSNAMTGYSRGIEVFIKKEPSADSGFYGWLSYTKSVTKRNRNMPELTNEEYKSWLAQSSAKDLIHQENTDQYYANFYRDGSYDVLFKNSKDELYDLDRTHIFNMVIGWKFGEKAQIGLKFTYLTNYAYTPVTGSRSTTLQQNLSELFPSLPPSTSGSSFSPSVYQPVYSDMNRSARLPHYRQFDLRFDRYIPTSWGRITAYFELVNITGSRVATTDATFVPILPHVPGVNPQTQYIYLNGTQSLQTDKNKIPYFNFGIELRF comes from the coding sequence ATAAAAAACCCGTATTCTAAGATAAACCGTAGGATACTTATCTTGTTTCCCGTTTTATTATCTTTACTTCCGACGGAAACGGTGGATGCAAAAACTTCAACTCGATTGAAAATTATCGTGTTTTCAAAATCCGATCCCCCTTCGGATCTTTGGATTCGAGGAAAAGGATATTCTCGGATTTTTTCTTTCTCAAATCAGTCGGATCTCAGTGTGGAGTTAAGCGATCGGGGATCTTACGATGTAATCGTTTCTTATCAAAGCGGTATCATGGAACAAAAAACCGTCGTTCTCGACTCGGATGAAAAGACTCTCGAATTTATAACCAAACAAAATCAAGGAAATGGAATCAACGTTATCGGAAAACGATCGGATTCTCCCCCTAATTATATACTGAGTCAAGAGGACGCGGTTCGAATGCCAGGGGGTTTTGGGGATGCGCTCAAAGCGGCCCAATCGATGCCAGGAATTTCTCCGATGTTTCAAATGTATACCGGAGCGAGTTTCCAGTCGGCGATTCAAACGTTTGGTCAAACTTCCAATCAGAATAAACCGGATAAACCAAACAGCGAAAGCGGATTTCTCGTGATGCGTGGGGCAGGCACACGCGCAAACCAGTTTTATTTTAACGGATTTCCGATGAGTTATCCGTTTCATGCGGATGGATTGTCATCGGTGATCAATAACAACGCGATCCGGTCCTTGGAGTTATACATGGGTTCCTATTCTGCAAGATACGGATTTGCAACGGGAGGTGTCGTAAATATAGAAGGATTTCAAAAAAAGGACTCCAACTTGTCGGTTGCGCACTTGAATTCCTTTTTAACCGATGTTTATACATATCAGAATATTACAAAAAACTTAAACGTTTCCGTTTCCGGAAAAAAATATTATCCGAACATCATTTTTGGAAGAGTCCCGAATTTGATTCCTACGGAAACTTTTCTGGCGGATTATAGCGATTTTCAGGCTCGAATCGGATGGGATATCAATGCAAATCATTCTCTTTCCGTCCAAACATTTGGCGCAAAGGACAAAAGGTATCCCTTTAAGGAGCTAAGTCAATACAACCCAAAGGAGACGGCGCAATCGTTTGGCAGACCTCCTTCCGCTTTGGACGGGGCAAGGCTCGATCGAGTTTTTCGAACGGATGGAATTCAGCACATTTGGAAACCAAAAGATGCGATCACGAATACATTCAACGTATCTAGAAATTATTTTCATGAAATTACGGAAACCGGTCTGGATACTTTGGTTTTTGATATTTCTAAAATCGGGTATCCTCCTTCTCTTTATCAAAGAGTGCATACGATTCAAAACGATTATTTTAATGATATGAAACAGATTGAAAATATTTCGGAAATTGAACTTTTCAAACGAAATTGGAAGGTCGTATTTGGCGGTCAGTATCGAGAGTTGGATGCCGGATATAAAGGAAAGCTAATTCATTTGAACACCGATCCTTCCCTTGCTTTTCTGAATCAGCAATATTTAGATTCTCCAAATGCAAGGGCGGTATTTGAGGGGGATTCCGTAAAAACAAGACAGATCGGTTATTTTTTTGAAAATCGCGTTAAGTTTAACAATTTCAATCTCAATCTCGGTGTAAGAAGGGAATATTATGATAAATCGGGAGAATGGAAAACCGCACCTCGAGTCGGTCTCAGTAAGGAGATCGCTTATACTCAGTCGAGAATTTTCGCAGGATATGGAAAACACTTTCAAGCGCCTGTCGACGTGAGTCGATATTCGCCAAAAACGGGGAATCCAAATCTTAAAATGGAAGAATCGGATCATGCGGAAATCGGATGGGATCAGAAGATCGGAAATTTGTGGAATATTAAAATAGAAGGATATCAGAATACGTTTTCCAATCTTTCGGTTGCGGATCCGTTTGTGATGGATCCGTTTTCCGGCAATCGAGATTTGGCGAGAGAGGCCTTGGACCCTTCCTCGAATTCTTCGTTATTACGTCGTAGCAATTTAAATTATTCCAACGCCATGACCGGTTACTCTCGGGGTATCGAGGTTTTTATAAAAAAAGAGCCCTCGGCGGATTCCGGATTTTATGGCTGGTTGTCTTATACAAAATCGGTCACAAAAAGAAACCGCAATATGCCTGAACTTACGAATGAAGAATACAAATCTTGGCTTGCACAAAGTTCCGCAAAGGATCTGATTCATCAGGAAAATACGGATCAATACTATGCTAATTTTTACAGAGACGGAAGTTATGACGTTCTTTTTAAAAATTCGAAAGACGAACTCTATGATTTGGATAGAACTCATATTTTCAACATGGTCATCGGTTGGAAATTCGGAGAAAAGGCGCAAATCGGACTTAAATTTACATATTTAACGAATTACGCATATACTCCGGTTACGGGTTCAAGAAGCACCACACTTCAACAGAATTTATCGGAGTTGTTTCCTTCGTTACCACCGTCCACATCCGGAAGCAGTTTTTCTCCCTCGGTTTACCAGCCCGTTTATTCGGATATGAATCGTTCGGCAAGACTACCGCACTATCGCCAATTTGATTTACGATTCGATCGTTATATTCCCACAAGCTGGGGAAGAATAACGGCGTATTTTGAACTTGTGAACATAACAGGAAGTAGGGTGGCAACCACCGACGCGACCTTTGTTCCCATTTTGCCTCATGTACCCGGTGTTAATCCGCAGACCCAATATATCTATTTAAACGGAACGCAATCTTTACAAACGGATAAGAATAAAATACCGTATTTTAATTTTGGGATTGAGTTACGATTTTAA
- a CDS encoding DUF4345 domain-containing protein gives MTTNAITMNRSENKTLSFISKLFLVLNTGVYAAFATGFFLIPVKLASLIGITLEGTAALADFRAMYGGLCLGIEAVLLIGIIKAEWRTFSVLLACTTAGGLLLGRVYTLLLDGPGNEFIYLSMATEMVAVLIGAWILKRS, from the coding sequence ATGACCACAAATGCGATTACGATGAATCGTTCCGAAAACAAAACACTATCTTTTATATCTAAACTTTTTCTCGTGTTGAATACGGGAGTTTACGCGGCGTTTGCGACGGGCTTTTTTTTAATCCCGGTAAAACTCGCTTCTCTGATCGGAATTACTCTCGAAGGCACCGCGGCGCTCGCGGATTTTAGAGCCATGTATGGAGGTCTATGTTTAGGGATCGAGGCCGTTCTTCTGATCGGAATTATAAAAGCAGAATGGAGAACGTTTTCCGTTCTTTTGGCGTGCACAACAGCGGGAGGATTGCTCTTGGGTCGAGTGTATACCCTTCTATTGGACGGACCCGGAAATGAATTCATATATTTGAGTATGGCGACCGAGATGGTTGCGGTTTTGATCGGAGCTTGGATCTTAAAACGCTCTTAA
- a CDS encoding GNAT family N-acetyltransferase, which translates to MQKEFTFHKNFRNQPRLRENFFQFTPKALYGADFRLWYELGFWRDFYIPYSLFDKNEMISNVSVCEMRILLNGEKFNAVQLATVGTLPKFRNRGLSRRLMNQVLQDYDKHSAFFFLFGNEDVLDFYPKWGFRKVEEFCFVWKKPSQFFSTRASLVYRALNWFQKSNRDLFDRYATMSLPVTNRFGVVNYGPILAFYGLYAYPNDFYHFPELDAIIVF; encoded by the coding sequence ATGCAAAAAGAATTTACATTCCATAAAAACTTCCGAAATCAACCGCGTCTTCGGGAAAATTTTTTTCAATTCACGCCGAAGGCTCTTTATGGAGCCGATTTTCGACTCTGGTATGAGCTTGGTTTTTGGCGGGACTTTTACATTCCTTATTCGTTGTTTGATAAAAACGAAATGATTTCGAACGTTTCGGTTTGTGAGATGCGGATCCTCTTAAACGGTGAAAAATTCAACGCAGTGCAATTGGCCACGGTCGGCACTTTGCCCAAATTTAGAAATCGAGGTTTGTCCAGAAGATTGATGAATCAAGTTTTGCAGGATTACGACAAACATTCCGCATTTTTTTTTCTATTTGGAAACGAAGATGTTTTGGATTTTTATCCGAAGTGGGGATTTAGGAAAGTAGAAGAGTTCTGTTTTGTTTGGAAAAAACCGAGTCAATTTTTTTCCACTCGTGCTTCTCTTGTATATAGGGCTTTGAATTGGTTTCAAAAATCGAATAGAGATTTGTTTGATCGATATGCCACGATGTCTCTACCGGTTACAAACAGATTCGGCGTTGTAAATTACGGGCCGATTCTTGCGTTTTACGGACTGTATGCTTACCCAAACGATTTTTATCATTTTCCGGAATTGGATGCGATCATCGTTTTTTAA